From a single Myotis daubentonii chromosome 5, mMyoDau2.1, whole genome shotgun sequence genomic region:
- the FGFR4 gene encoding fibroblast growth factor receptor 4, whose translation MSNRKKMQLLLVLLGALLGAPWAPALSFETSEEMELEPCLAPSPEQPEQELTVVLGQPVQLCCGKAERGGHWYKEGSRLAAAGRVRGWRGRLEIASFLPEDVGHYLCLARGSLFVLHNVTLVMDDSSTSSNGDEERNGPSTRHVYPQHAPYWTHPQRMEKKLHAVPAGNTVKFRCPAAGNPTPTIRWLKDGQDFHGEHRIGGVRLRHQHWSLVMESVVPSDRGTYTCLVENPVGSIRYSYLLDVLERSPHRPILQAGLPANTTAVVGSDVELLCKVYSDAQPHIQWLKHIVINGSNFGADGFPYVQVLKTTDINSSEVEVLYLRNVSAEDAGEYTCLAGNSIGLSYQSAWLTVLPEEDLTWTATAPDARYTDIILYAAGSLVLVVLLLLAGLYRRQVLHGRHSRQPATVQKLSRFPLARQFSLESGSSAKSSSSLVRGVRLSSSGPPLLAGLVSLDLPLDPQWEFPRDRLVLGKPLGEGCFGQVVRAEALGMDPAQPDQASTVAVKMLKDNASDKDLADLVSEMEVMKLIGQHKNIINLLGVCTQEGPLYVIVECAAKGNLREFLRARRPPGPDLSPDGPRSSEGPLSFPALVSCAYQVARGMQYLESRKCIHRDLAARNVLVTEDNVMKIADFGLARGVHHIDYYKKTSNGRLPVKWMAPEALFDRVYTHQSDVWSFGILLWEIFTLGGSPYPGIPVEELFSLLREGHRMDRPPNCPPELYGLMRECWHAAPSQRPTFKQLVEALDKVLLAISEEYLDLRLTFGPYSPAGGDASSTCSSSDSVFSHDPLPLGPSSFPCPGVQT comes from the exons atgAGCAACAGGAAGAAGATGCAGTTGCTGCTGGTCCTGTTGGGGGCCCTCCTGGGAGCACCCTGGGCTCCAGCTTTGTCCTTTGAGACCTCTGAGGAAATGGAGCTGG agccctgcctggcccccagcccGGAGCAGCCAGAACAGGAGCTGACGGTGGTCCTTGGGCAGCCTGTGCAGTTATGCTGTGGGAAGGCTGAGCGTGGTGGCCACTGGTACAAAGAGGGCAGTCGCctggcagctgctggccgggTACGAGGCTGGAGGGGCCGCTTGGAGATCGCCAGCTTCCTACCCGAGGATGTTGGGCACTACCTCTGCCTGGCACGAGGCTCCCTGTTCGTCCTGCACAATGTCACCTTGGTTATGGATG ACTCCTCGACCTCCAGCAATGGTGATGAGGAACGCAATGGCCCTTCAACTAGGCATGTTTACCCACAGCATG cACCCTACTGGACACACCCCCAGCGCATGGAGAAGAAACTGCATGCAGTGCCTGCTGGGAACACCGTCAAATTCCGCTGTCCAGCGGCAGGAAACCCCACGCCCACGATCCGCTGGCTCAAAGATGGACAGGACTTTCATGGGGAGCATCGCATTGGAGGCGTTCGG ctgcgcCATCAGCACTGGAGCCTGGTGATGGAAAGCGTGGTGCCCTCAGATCGTGGCACATACACCTGCCTTGTGGAGAATCCGGTGGGCAGCATCCGCTACAGCTATCTGCTGGACGTGCTGG AGCGGTCCCCGCACCGGCCCATCCTGCAGGCAGGGCTCCCGGCCAATACCACAGCGGTAGTGGGCAGTGACGTGGAGCTGCTATGCAAGGTGTACAGTGACGCCCAGCCTCACATCCAGTGGCTGAAGCACATTGTCATCAACGGCAGCAACTTCGGTGCCGACGGCTTCCCTTATGTGCAAGTCTTGAAG ACAACAGACATCAATAGCTCAGAGGTGGAGGTCCTATACCTTCGTAACGTGTCGGCCGAGGACGCAGGCGAGTACACCTGTCTGGCAGGCAACTCCATTGGCCTCTCCTACCAGTCGGCCTGGCTCACTGTGCTGCCAG AGGAGGACCTCACATGGACAGCAACAGCGCCCGATGCCAGGTACACAGACATCATCCTGTACGCGGCGGGCTCTCTGGTGTTAGTGGTGCTCCTGCTGCTGGCCGGCCTGTATCGCCGACAGGTGCTGCACGGTCGGCACTCCCGGCAGCCCGCCACGGTGCAGAAGCTGTCCCGCTTCCCTCTGGCCCGACAG TTCTCCCTGGAGTCAGGCTCCTCAGCCAAGTCAAGCTCGTCCCTGGTGCGGGGCGTCCGTCTTTCCTCCAGCGGCCCCCCCTTGCTTGCTGGCCTCGTGAGTCTAGACCTCCCTCTGGACCCGCAGTGGGAGTTCCCCCGGGACAG GCTGGTGCTTGGGAAGCCCCTGGGCGAGGGCTGCTTTGGGCAGGTGGTGCGTGCAGAGGCCTTAGGCATGGACCCGGCCCAGCCTGACCAAGCCAGCACCGTGGCCGTCAAGATGCTCAAGG ACAACGCCTCTGACAAGGACTTGGCAGATCTGGTCTCTGAGATGGAAGTGATGAAGCTGATCGGTCAACACAAAAATATTATTAACCTGCTGGGTGTCTGCACCCAAgaag GCCCCCTGTACGTGATTGTGGAGTGTGCTGCCAAGGGAAACCTGCGGGAGTTCCTGCGGGCCCGGCGCCCCCCGGGCCCCGACCTCAGCCCCGATGGGCCTCGGAGCAGTGAGGGGCCGctctccttccctgccctggTCTCCTGCGCCTACCAGGTGGCCCGAGGCATGCAGTACCTGGAGTCTCGAAAG tgCATCCACCGAGACCTGGCTGCCCGTAACGTGCTGGTGACAGAGGACAATGTGATGAAGATCGCTGACTTTGGACTGGCCCGAGGCGTCCACCACATTGACTACTACAAGAAAACCAGCAAC ggccGCCTGCCTGTCAAGTGGATGGCACCGGAGGCCTTGTTTGACCGAGTCTACACACACCAGAGTGATGT gtGGTCATTCGGGATCCTGCTGTGGGAGATCTTCACCCTTGGGGGCTCCCCATACCCTGGCATCCCCGTGGAGGAACTGTTCTCACTGCTGCGGGAAGGGCATCGGATGGACCGGCCCCCGAACTgccctccagagct GTATGGGCTGATGCGTGAGTGCTGGCATGCGGCGCCCTCTCAGAGGCCCACTTTCAAGCAGCTGGTGGAGGCACTGGACAAGGTCCTGCTGGCCATCTCTGAGGAG TACCTGGACCTCCGCCTGACCTTTGGACCCTACTCCCCAGCCGGTGGGGACGCCAGCAGCACCTGCTCCTCCAGTGACTCTGTCTTCAGCCATGACCCCCTGCCCCTGGGGCCCAGTTCCTTCCCCTGTCCTGGGGTGCAGACttga